A window of the Pirellulales bacterium genome harbors these coding sequences:
- a CDS encoding EutN/CcmL family microcompartment protein gives MRIGTVIGTVTLSRSHPSLRAASYRLAVPLSLANLTGNYQEVAEEFVVYDELGAGIGSQIAISEGAEAAQPFRPEIKPVDAYNAAILDNIDLWKGIEP, from the coding sequence ATGCGAATCGGAACGGTCATCGGCACGGTCACGCTCAGTCGCTCGCACCCGAGCTTGCGGGCCGCTTCGTATCGGCTGGCGGTGCCGCTCTCGCTTGCCAATTTGACGGGCAACTATCAAGAGGTCGCCGAGGAATTCGTGGTGTACGACGAACTTGGGGCCGGGATCGGCAGCCAGATCGCGATCAGCGAAGGGGCAGAAGCTGCTCAGCCATTTCGCCCCGAGATCAAGCCGGTCGACGCTTACAACGCCGCCATCCTCGACAACATTGATCTGTGGAAAGGAATCGAACCGTGA
- a CDS encoding class II aldolase/adducin family protein: MNLHKLKEEICDIGRRIYAKGFAAGNDGNISYRLSENEVLCTPTMICKGFIKPADLCIVDMEANQLAGVRKRTSEIRLHLAIMKERPEVKSVVHCHPPHATAFAVAREPIPQCVLPEVEVFLGDVPITKYETPGGQEFAETILPFVKKANVIILANHGTVSYGETVERAYWWTEILDAYCRILMLARDLGKVNYFTEQKTRELLDLKQKWGFTDPRLEPEMKNCDICANDVFRDSWQDCGIERRAFEPPPAMRPPSAAKPASGAHAINGKQAVSADQEQLIRAITDRVMAALTQAGK, encoded by the coding sequence GTGAATCTGCACAAACTCAAAGAAGAAATCTGCGATATCGGCCGGCGGATTTACGCCAAGGGCTTCGCCGCGGGCAACGACGGCAACATCAGCTATCGCCTCAGCGAAAACGAGGTACTCTGCACACCGACGATGATCTGCAAGGGCTTCATCAAGCCCGCCGATCTTTGCATCGTCGATATGGAGGCGAACCAACTGGCCGGCGTCCGCAAGCGAACGAGCGAGATTCGTCTGCATCTGGCAATCATGAAGGAGCGGCCGGAGGTGAAGAGCGTCGTGCATTGCCATCCGCCGCACGCCACGGCCTTCGCCGTCGCCCGCGAGCCGATTCCACAATGCGTGCTCCCCGAGGTTGAAGTCTTTTTAGGAGACGTGCCGATCACGAAGTACGAGACGCCGGGCGGGCAGGAGTTTGCCGAAACGATCTTGCCGTTCGTCAAGAAGGCGAATGTGATCATCCTGGCCAACCACGGCACCGTCAGCTACGGCGAGACGGTCGAGAGGGCCTATTGGTGGACCGAGATTCTCGACGCCTATTGCCGCATCCTGATGCTGGCCCGCGATCTCGGCAAAGTCAACTATTTCACCGAGCAGAAAACGCGCGAGCTGCTCGACCTCAAGCAGAAATGGGGCTTCACGGACCCGCGGCTCGAGCCGGAAATGAAAAACTGTGACATCTGCGCGAACGACGTTTTCCGCGACAGTTGGCAGGATTGCGGCATCGAGCGCCGCGCGTTCGAGCCGCCTCCGGCGATGCGGCCGCCGTCCGCGGCAAAGCCGGCCAGCGGCGCGCATGCCATTAACGGAAAGCAAGCCGTGAGCGCCGATCAGGAGCAGTTGATTAGAGCGATTACCGATCGCGTCATGGCAGCGCTCACCCAAGCCGGGAAATGA
- a CDS encoding lactate/malate dehydrogenase family protein produces the protein MKVSIIGGGGLVGSCTAFALQTGRIVREIALVDANAELAAGQALDLLHGSALTADQVIRSGGYEQIPDSDLICITAGLRRKPDESRLDLINRNVELFLGILGEIKKAALKSDAIVLVVSNPVDVLTYLAAKVLDLPPSRVIGLGTQLDTIRFRALIAERLAAPPTQVSALILGEHGDSMVPIWSSATIAGLPLDKYPGWTNQLAGELFARTKGSGAEVIKKKGGAGFAVGLAIQEVVETIALDRRRVLPVSSVQSGCYGLRDVAISVPAIVGRQGVLGTREIDLWPKELQALRQSGSVLRQTLDTVLKARR, from the coding sequence ATGAAAGTCAGCATCATCGGCGGCGGCGGTTTGGTTGGCTCCTGCACGGCGTTTGCCCTGCAAACGGGCCGGATCGTGCGCGAGATTGCTCTCGTGGATGCGAACGCCGAATTGGCCGCCGGCCAAGCGCTCGATCTATTGCACGGTTCCGCATTGACGGCGGACCAGGTGATCCGCTCCGGCGGCTACGAGCAGATTCCCGACAGCGACCTGATCTGCATCACGGCCGGCTTGCGGCGCAAACCGGACGAAAGCCGGCTCGATTTGATCAACCGCAATGTCGAGCTGTTCCTTGGCATCCTTGGTGAGATCAAGAAAGCCGCTCTCAAATCTGACGCGATCGTGCTGGTCGTCTCCAATCCGGTCGATGTGCTTACGTATCTCGCCGCGAAAGTGCTCGATCTGCCGCCGAGCCGCGTGATCGGCCTCGGCACGCAGCTCGACACAATCCGCTTTCGCGCGCTGATCGCCGAGCGGCTCGCCGCGCCGCCGACGCAAGTCTCCGCTCTTATCCTCGGCGAGCATGGCGACAGCATGGTGCCAATCTGGTCGAGCGCGACGATCGCGGGACTGCCGCTCGACAAGTATCCTGGTTGGACCAACCAATTGGCCGGCGAACTCTTCGCGCGCACCAAAGGCTCGGGCGCCGAAGTGATTAAGAAGAAAGGCGGGGCGGGCTTTGCCGTCGGCCTGGCGATTCAAGAGGTGGTCGAAACGATCGCCCTCGATCGCCGCCGTGTGTTGCCCGTATCGAGCGTGCAAAGCGGCTGCTATGGCCTGCGCGATGTGGCGATCAGCGTTCCCGCGATCGTCGGCCGGCAAGGCGTTCTCGGCACTCGCGAAATCGACCTCTGGCCCAAAGAGTTGCAAGCCCTGCGCCAGAGCGGGAGCGTGCTGCGGCAGACGCTTGACACCGTGTTGAAAGCACGACGATGA